A window of Caldalkalibacillus uzonensis contains these coding sequences:
- a CDS encoding DUF6154 family protein — translation MKFIDDLYEFYKEKLTGDEEDAVALVLYTLQEHSREDLMRLITEMSDEEVYQMVGQFLIDQLKEKMAREGVGQHRSPEDKERLH, via the coding sequence ATGAAATTTATTGACGATTTATATGAATTTTACAAGGAAAAGTTAACAGGGGATGAAGAAGATGCCGTTGCTCTCGTCCTGTACACGCTCCAGGAACATAGCCGTGAGGATTTAATGAGGCTGATCACAGAAATGAGTGATGAGGAAGTATATCAAATGGTGGGCCAGTTCCTGATTGACCAGCTCAAAGAAAAAATGGCACGGGAAGGAGTGGGGCAGCACCGTTCGCCAGAGGACAAAGAGAGACTACACTGA